A segment of the Nitrospina gracilis 3/211 genome:
GGGTGTCCTATGCTGATTTCGGGGATTCACCCGGGTCAATGCGCTTTTTCTCGGGCGGGGGGTGGATTTGGCTTTCACCCCTGCCGGAATTGCAGTTATAATCCCCACTTTTTCAACTCCCCTTGCTGTCGATGAGACGACCACGAATCGCCATATACCCGGGCACGTTTGACCCGGTCACCAACGGGCATCTCGACATCATGAAGCGCGCCCTGTGCCTGTGCGACAAACTGATCGTGGCCGTCGCCCTGAACCCGAAAAAGAATCCGCTGTTCACGGTGGAGGACCGTGTCGCCTTCATCCAGGATGCGGTGAAGAAGTACGATAATATTCTGGTTCATCCCTTCGGCAGTCTGCTGACGGAGTTCGCCGACGGCAAAAAGGCGTCGATCATAGTCAAGGGTCTGCGCGCCGTTTCCGATTTCGAGTACGAGTTGCAGATGGGATTGATGAACCGCAACCTCAATGACAAACTGGAAACGGTGTTCATGATCCCGAGCCAGGAGTTTTCGTTTTTGAGCTCGAGTTTCGTCAAGGAAATCGCCAAGCACGGCGG
Coding sequences within it:
- the coaD gene encoding pantetheine-phosphate adenylyltransferase; protein product: MRRPRIAIYPGTFDPVTNGHLDIMKRALCLCDKLIVAVALNPKKNPLFTVEDRVAFIQDAVKKYDNILVHPFGSLLTEFADGKKASIIVKGLRAVSDFEYELQMGLMNRNLNDKLETVFMIPSQEFSFLSSSFVKEIAKHGGDVSKMVPKAVLKGFTKVKPL